The genomic window CCTGTGATGTAATTGGACTGCTCGCTTAAGAGAAATAAAACGGCCTTGGCTATATCCTGCGGCTGGCCGAACCGGCCCAAAGGGACGGCCCGGCGGAATTTATCCTTGAGATCCTCCTTGAGAATGCTTAACATATCCGTCTCAATAAAACCGGGTGCCACGCAATTGACACGGATGTTATAGGGCGCGACTTCC from Patescibacteria group bacterium includes these protein-coding regions:
- a CDS encoding SDR family oxidoreductase; translated protein: RSCIVTFLKQKKGNIVNISSISGISGIARQVNYSASKAGIIGLTRALAQEVAPYNIRVNCVAPGFIETDMLSILKEDLKDKFRRAVPLGRFGQPQDIAKAVLFLLSEQSNYITGQVIKVDGGLHTSN